One window of the Thermomicrobiales bacterium genome contains the following:
- a CDS encoding TCP-1/cpn60 chaperonin family protein codes for MAAKIISFDEDARKSLKIGIDTLANAVKTTLGPKGRNVALDKKFGAPTVTHDGVTVAKEIELEDPFQNMGAQLLKEAATKTNDVAGDGTTTATVLAQAIVHEGLRNIAAGANAMLLKQGIELGAGKAVEADQGHVQARSAARRTSPTSPPSPPLTRRSAS; via the coding sequence GTGGCTGCGAAGATCATTTCATTCGACGAAGACGCACGTAAATCCCTCAAGATCGGCATCGACACGCTGGCCAACGCGGTGAAGACCACGCTCGGCCCGAAGGGCCGCAACGTCGCGCTCGACAAGAAGTTCGGCGCGCCGACCGTCACCCACGACGGCGTCACCGTCGCCAAGGAGATCGAGCTCGAGGATCCGTTCCAGAACATGGGCGCCCAGCTCCTCAAGGAGGCGGCGACCAAGACCAACGACGTTGCCGGTGACGGCACGACCACCGCAACCGTCCTCGCCCAGGCGATCGTCCACGAGGGTCTGCGCAACATCGCCGCTGGCGCGAACGCCATGCTGCTCAAGCAGGGCATCGAGCTCGGCGCCGGCAAGGCCGTCGAGGCCGATCAAGGACATGTCCAAGCGAGGTCCGCGGCAAGGAGGACATCGCCAACGTCGCCACCATCTCCGCCGCTGACAAGGAGATCGGCGAGCTGA
- a CDS encoding TCP-1/cpn60 chaperonin family protein: MAKLAGGVAVIKVGAATETELKEKKHRVEDALSAARAGVEEGMVPGGGVALIRAAAALENVDAEGDIKTGVAILKRALEEPMRGIVENAGQDGAVVVSTIRRLQEEQGNPNLGYEVIRGEYGDMFEWGIIDPAKVTRSAIQNAASIAGMILTTEALITEKPSEASAMPAMPGGMDY, translated from the coding sequence ATGGCCAAGCTGGCCGGCGGCGTTGCCGTCATCAAGGTCGGCGCTGCGACCGAGACCGAGCTCAAGGAGAAGAAGCATCGCGTCGAGGATGCGCTCTCGGCCGCCCGCGCGGGCGTCGAGGAGGGCATGGTCCCGGGTGGTGGCGTCGCGCTGATCCGCGCTGCCGCAGCTCTGGAGAACGTCGACGCCGAAGGTGACATCAAGACCGGCGTCGCGATCCTCAAGCGCGCCCTCGAGGAGCCGATGCGCGGCATCGTCGAGAACGCCGGCCAGGACGGCGCGGTCGTCGTCTCGACCATCCGCCGCCTCCAGGAGGAGCAGGGCAACCCGAACCTCGGCTACGAGGTCATCCGCGGCGAGTACGGCGACATGTTCGAGTGGGGCATCATCGACCCGGCCAAGGTCACCCGCTCGGCGATCCAGAACGCCGCCTCGATCGCTGGCATGATCCTGACCACCGAGGCGCTCATCACCGAGAAGCCATCGGAAGCGTCGGCCATGCCGGCCATGCCGGGCGGCATGGACTACTAG